The Thermoanaerobacter uzonensis DSM 18761 genome segment ATAGGCATGTTCGTAAGTGTCAAGGACCAGAAGGGGAATCGCTCTTGATACTATGCCGTGGTTGTGGAAGTCCTGAAGGTAGTTGTGAAGCTTTAAATCTATAGGGTCAAAGCAAAGGACAGTCCACCCTCGGGAAGCCATTCCACAGGCTATGAAGTCCTGTCGCCAGCTTTCAAAAGAGCCAAAATCAAGAGCAATCATTGAGGCTATTATGCCATCAGGTATGCCACCTGCTCCACCTAAGTTTTCAAAATATAACTCGTGAAGTTTTACTCCATCTAAATTGTAAGTCTCTTCTAGTTTAAGTTCTCTATATTCGCTATAGCTGGCATTTGCCTTTGAACGGTCAACTGTTTTTAATTTTTCGCGTATTTCGTTTGTCTTTTCTACATATCCATTGTATAACTTGTAGTGTTCTTCAAGAGTTCTTTGGGATATTCCTCTTAAAACTAGATTATATTTTTTTGCTACAAGCTTATCCATATTATGCCTCCTTTTGAATATCTAATTTTAGCATATGAAAAGATGTATAATTAGTGCATAAAAAAATTTATACCAGACTGTTGGCAAAATAAAGAAGTGGCATTTTGTGTGTAAATGCGACTTGTTGTCAAAGCGGTAACTAAACTTGGTGAACTTGAGGAGCAAAGGCGGGGCGAGCAAAGCAAGCGGCCACCTGAGCCTGAAAGGCGAATTGGCCGGTACCCCGCCTGAGCCCGAAAAGTGAGCCTTAGTTTAGTCGCTTTGCAACTCCGGAGCATTAACACAAAATGCCACTTAAATATGAAGGACTTTGTCAACAAATTGTTTATACTATTTTAATTTATCGAGTAACTTTTGGTACAATCGGACAAAAGGAACCGTCCCTTTTGTCTGAAGTGTGTGGTATAATGATAGTAAAGGGTAGTTTAGGAGGGATAGAAATGGATTTAAAAGAGATTTCAAAGCAGTCAGAGGAGGTCATAGAGGAGTTACTTGACATAACGAATTTAAAGCCGGGGAGTCTTTTTGTCTTGGGTGGAAGTACAAGTGAAATATTGGGCAAGAAAGTGGGAACTGCAGGAAGTCTTGATGTGGCAAAAGCAGTGGTTGACCCAATTTTAGAGGCAATACGTAAAAGGGGTTTATACCTTGCAGTGCAGGGCTGTGAGCATATAAACAGGGCTCTTTTAGTAGAGGAAGAGGCAAAAGATAAGTACGGGCTTGAAGAAGTAAATGTCATTCCTCATGAACATGCAGGGGGGTCAATACAAACCTATGCTTATCAGCAGTTCAAGAATCCTGTAATGGTAGAAAATTTGAAGGGTTTGGGACATGCTGGGCTTGACATAGGACTTGTCCTGATTGGAATGCATTTGAGACCTGTGGTTGTACCTGTGAGATTGAGTCGGAATAAAATAGGTGAAGCTACAATTGTCGCAGCAAGGACAAGGCCTAAGATGGTAGGAGGAGAAAGGGCAAAATATAAAAAATTATAAAAGGCACGGGAGGCCGTGCCTTAAGTTATTTATTCAATTGAAGATATCTTACTATTACAGCAGCAGCCTGGGCTCTTGTTAAAGGCTGTTGAGGTTCAAAGTATCCATCTGAACCATTCATTATTTTAAGACCTGATACTATAGCTATATATCCTATCATGTCTTTAGGTATTTTATCATTGTCTTTAAAGTTTATTATAAATATATCTGGGATATCGGCAATATAACCAGCACCTAAACTTTTTACAAGCATTTTAGCTGCTTGTTGTCTTGTGACAATAGAATCAGGGCTTTTTTCTTTTTCTGTTATGATATTTTTATTTATTGCTATGGCATAGTAAGTATCATAATCATCTGAGTAACTTGGCATGGTGTAATAATAGTCAGGCTGTATTGCTTTAATGAGTATTTTTATAAAATCCTTTTGGAGGATATCTTTATTTGGATAAAATTTGTCTTCTTTTACATCAATTATTCCGTATTGTACCAAGAGATTTATATCTTTTTCTGCCCAATTCCCTTTGATATCAGTAAAATTAATTTTAGATTGTTTTACTACGGGTTTTCCAGAGTAATCTATAATTTGGCCAGTTTTCGCATTTATATAGTTAAAAAAGTTTGATTGATAAACTAGTTGTATTGTTGGAGGTTGATCTGGAGATTTATAGTCAGAGTCAGGGATGTACATTAATGTAAATTCAGAGTTGTCAAACATTATTTTGTAAGCTTCCTCAAGGCTTATTGTATTTTCTGCAGCAGGCAATTTTACAGAAGTCCAATTTATAGAATATGAAACTATGTCACCTGTATATTGATTTACATTGACGTTTATATTATTGAAGGGACACAAAATTCCATTTGATATTTCTACATATCTGAATGGATATGATGGCCAATCAATCATTTTGTAGTTTTCTTCTTGATATGCTGTTTTGCTGAACTTTTCAGGTATTATTTTTTTAAGGTAATCTTCAGCGATTTTTCGCATCTGTTCTTTGGTGTAGGAAGGTTTTTTTCCTTGCACATTGTCCATATCGGGATTTCCTATTGAAAAAGAAATTAATTCACCTGTAACTGCATCAACAGAAGCATTTACATAGTAGTATTTATTGTCTTTAGTTAAACTCCAATTAAGACTCCATATAGGATTTGATTTTGCAGGGGGATAATTATTGTTACTATATAAGTTTACACTGCTTAATTTATAATCGCTTATTGAAAAAGGAATGTTGTTTTTAACCACTTCAATAGCTTTGTCTTTTGATATGTATTTTTCAGAGGCTTCGATTGCTTTTTGCTCTTCTGGGGAGAATTTTTGTGAAGATTCTGCTCCTACATCTCCGCCACGACCACCGTACATTGGCATATAATAGTTATCACTTGTTTTTATTTCTCCTGTAATAGCATCAATTGGAGCATTTTGGTATATACCATAGACTAAAATTGCTTGAGGTTCATCGCCATATACTTGGTCGTAGACTAAGTTGTATTGAAGTTTTAAACCTATTTTTTCTTTAAATATTTTTATTGCTTCTTCCTTAGATATTGCGGCTTTAGGGTCAGGGAAGGTATAATTTCCCCAAGTTAATGAATAAGATGTTACTTTTAAAGTGTTTTTATTTACTGTGACGTTTAAAGAATTATACGGGAAAGGTATATCATTTACTATTCTTTCAAAGGAAAAGTTATAGTCATAAGAATAGTCATTGTAACCATAGCTATTAATAATTTGTTCTTTTGTTTCTTTAAATTTTTCAGGAGCAATTTTTTGTAAGAATTCAATTGCTACTTTTTTTGCTTCATCCTGTGTATATTTTGGAATTCTCGTCTGTTTTTGTAAAACAGGACTCCAACCATAATAGTTTGTAATCTCACCTGTATCAGCATCTATTGTGACGCTTATGTTTCCTTTTGAAGAAGAATTCCAATTGAGAATCCATGATTTTGTATTACCATATTCATAGTAGTTAGAGCTAAAGTCATAGCCATTATCACTTATGTCTAATTTTGTTTTTGCTATTTCAATGGCCTGTTTTAAACTTATCTTAGTATCAGCTTGTGCCTGTACAGTGTTTGGTGTTACTATAAGTGTAAACAGGAAGACAAGGGCAATTGCGATGGAAATAAATTTTTTCATACAAGAAACCTCCTCCTTTAGTTTTTTCATTTTATTAGACGTAAAAAAGATAAAAAAGTTCCCAGAAAAATAGAAAAATCATCTTCCTCTTAAAATATTCCATATATTAGGGTCTTCTTGACCTAATCTCCACACGGCTATACCGGATAGTTTATAGCTGTCTACTAGAGATAATTTTGCAGAAAAACTTTTTGAATCTTCAAACCATACTGTGTGGATTTTTCCGTCCAGTACATAGGTGTAGGTGGATTCTTGAGCGGTTTGGTCGTATATTATAGTTACTCCTAAATTTTTTGCTAAGTCCACAGCTTGTTGGTATGTTAGAGTTCTTGGGTAATTTACGCCCTGTGTCCAATCATACCCATAAACAGCCATTCCCAGCCATATTTTTTGAAGTGGTATGACTGTTGTAGCGTAATTTAAAACATTTGTTACAAAACCTATAGAGGCGATGGGACCAGGTTGTGAAAAATGTTCATCATAGGCTAAAATATATACTTCGTCGGCATATTGGGCGATAAAGGAATATTGAAAAGCGCCTGAAAAAGGATGCCTTGGATTGTCAGCCAGTTCTGCTGGGACAGAAATTGTGACAATTCTACCTATGGGTTTTAGGGTAATGTATAGGTCATGTATAAAAATGTTTAAGTTTTCCCTGTCTTCAGGAGGGACGAATTCAAAGTCTATATTGACTCCTGGATAATTATTTGTCTCAGCTATATTTCGTATGTTTGAAATTAAATTATTTCTGAGAGCTGGTATTGAAAGTAAATCGTGTATTAGTTGAGACTTTTTAGGGTCTGAATAGTTGTGGATTATGGCATAAATAGGTAAATTGTTGTCAGAGGCAATTTTTTTGACGTCAGTGGAAGACATGTCAGCGAGAGTTCCATCTTCTTTTACCCCGTACCAAAAAGGGATGAGGGTTGTTATATCCTTTGCATGGGCCTTCAAATCATCGATAGCACCGGGAGCTATATCAAAATACCATTTGTTATCCATTATTACACCTCCAAAGTTATTTTTTATAAAAATTTTTTTATTTTGACTTTATACTTTCATAATATGTATAATGTTTTATAGAGTGAAATAAAGGAGGCAACGATAAAAATGAAAAAAAGAACGGGAATTTTAGCTAGTGCAGTTTCTCTTATATTTGTGGGAATTTTGTTAATTTTGTTGAACTTTAATGTGTATGTGCCTTATTTTATTTATAAAATGGTATGGCCTGCCTTTTTTATTTTGCTAGGGTTGGAGTTAATATTTAGCAATAAACTCTATGGAGAAGAAAATAGTAGCATTAATTTAGGAGTCATATTATTGGCGATTTTGATTTTAATTTTTACAAGCAAACTTTTTTATTTAGATCCTTTAAGTATCATCAATTTTTGACAGTTAAAGCAGTAAGGAAAGAAAAAATTTATCTGTAAAGCTGTAGAGATAGTAAATTTAATAAATTAGATTGGAGGACAAAATATGGGTAGAAAATTGTACAGGTCTAGGGAACAAAAAATGTTAGGAGGAGTTTGCGGGGGAATAGCGGAGTACTTTGATGTTGACGTGACTTTAGTAAGGCTTATTTGCCTTTTGGCTATATTTAGCGGTTTTGGATTGATTCCATATATCATTGCGTGGATAATAATACCAGAAAATCCTTATCAATTAAAAGGAAAAATTATAGATGAAGAGCCTAAAACCGGAGAGCAACAAGATAACGCAGTAGAAACAGAAGATAAAACCAACAAAGCAAATGAAATTTTAGGTTGGGTTTTAGTGATTTTGGGAGTATTGCTTTTATTAAATAGATTATTACCTTGGTTGAGTTTTAAAATTATTTGGCCGGTTTTGCTGATTATAATTGGTTTAGGGATTTTATTTAAAAAAACATAGGGAGCATGTGCTCCCTAATCTTTTTGCTGTTCTTGGTTGCTATTTGCTATATTATTATTTTTTTCATAATTTAAAAGCTCTGATACAGTTACAAAACTATAACCTTCAGATTTTAGTTTTTCTATTATTAAAGGAAGTGCAGCTAAAGTATTAATTTTTCCTTCATGCATGAGAATTACTGAACCGTTTTTTGTGTGACTTATCACCCGATTGACTACACTTTCTACTGCTGGGTTTCGCCAGTCATCTGGATCTACATTCCATAAAACAACATGAAGTCCCAATGCATCTGATATTTCTAAAAGAGTTTTGTTAAAAGCTCCATAAGGAGGTCTAAAGAGTGTAGGTTTTATTCCTGTAGATTCAACGACAATTTTTTGTGTTTTGTAAAGTTCCTCTACCATTTGCTCTGGCTTCATTTTCGACATATTAAAGTGGCTGTAGGAATGTAGTCCAATTTCATTGCCATTTTCAAAAATATATTTTAAAAGGTCAGGATGTTTTTGAGCATTTTTGCCAATGACAAAAAATGTAGCTTTTACTTCCATGCTTTTTAATATATCAACATATTTCTCTGTATATTCTGGTATCGGTCCGTCATCAAAGGTAAGAGCGACTACTTTACCTGCACTTTTGTTATAACCAAAAACTCTTTTATTAAAAGGGATAGGAGGCCCAAAGAGTTTTTCTATCTCGGATTTATTGAGCAATTTGAATATGAAAGTACTTATGCCATAATCTTTATCTAAATTATCAATTTGAGGAGAGATATTTTCCTCATGTGGCCCATTTGTAGTATCACTTACTTTAGTGTCTTTTGTAGTATTAGGGTTTACAGAATTTTGGTTTGAAGAAGTTTGTTTAGAATTATTTTTTTCCTGATTTTTGGTAGTATTAGGTTGTTGTTGCAGTGGGGAGGAACTTTTTTCTTTGTCAGATGGTGTGTTCCAAATTTTTGTGGTAGAATTTACTTGTACATATCTATCCTCAAACATATATTTATAGGCAAAAGCTGCTGAACCAATGAGGACTAACATTAAAAACACAATTATAAGTGTATAAATTATACTTCTATTTTTTTGGCGGAGTCTTCTTGGGGCCATATAATCATCTCCCTGTTGCTTCAATTATACTATTTAAACTGTTATCAATTATTAATAATTAATTAATTTTATGTTACAAATTTGTAACATTTAGAGGAATTAATTTTACTTTTGAGGTTTATTTTAATTATTTTTGATTTCTATATTATAGACGTAACAGGAATGACAAAGTTTCAAAAAACATGACAAATTATTACTACTTTTACCATACGTCAAAAAGGTTAAGTTTTTTAATTATATAATATAAAAAGAAGATTATTAGGAGTATTATAATTCCTCCGACAAATCCAACAGATTGTTTTGGTGTTAACAATGTGGAAGACAATACTATCCCTATCAGCATTATTGTAAACCATTCTTTTTTTGAAGATGAGGTATTTCCCATGACAGGTTTGTATTTTATAAATGTGTAGAGTATTATTATCCAGTTGAAAAATTGTACAAATCCTGTAGCGCTTGTTATGTACTCGTAGACGTCCTTTGGTAGTATGTAAGAAAGAATAACTGCTATGAAAAGCCCAAAACTACTTAAGGCAAGAGCATATATGGGTACATCTTTTTTTGTTTTTTTTGTTAAAAAAGTTGGAGCAAACCTGCCTTGCCCCAAAGAGTAGAGAACTTGTGTTACGGCATACATTGCGCCATTCATTGTAGTTAAAGCTGCAGTAAGTATTACAAAATTCATTATTGAAGCTATAAAGGGAATTTTGGTAAAGGACAAAAGTTTTATAAAGGGGCTTTCGTTAATGGATATGGTGTCCCATGGTATTATCATTAGTAATAGGGTTATTGAGGAAATGTATAATATTGTAAGAAATAAGACTATATATTTACGAGCTATTGGAGTATATTTTTGAGGATTTTTCGTTTTTACTGCTGACATTGCTACAACTTCTACACCGCCAAAGGGGATCAGTGACATGAGCATTGCACCTAAAAATCCTTTTATACCGTGAGGTGCAAATCCTCCATGAGCATAAAGATTTTTAATTCCTATAGTAGGAGTCTTTGTAAAAAAGCCCATTATTGTAAGAATTCCTACTATGACTATAATAAATAAAGATACTATCTTTATGGTAGAAAACCAGGATTCAATTTCTCCAAAGTTTTTAGTCCCCATTAAATTGATACCTATAACTAGTATAGAATAAAAAAGTACAAAAATCCAAAGGGGTGTTTTTAGGAACCAATATTTAGTAAATATAGCTGATGCAGTTACTTCACTGGACATGATGAAAACTCCTGCTGTCCAGTACACCCATCCGCTTAAAAAACCTCCAATATCTCCCAAAACTTCTTCTGCGTATACTCTAAAAGTCCCCTCTACCGGTTTATAAGTAATCATTTGTGACAGTGCATAAAAAACTTGTGACATGATAAAAGCTGATACAATGTAATTAAGTATAATAATAGGGCCGGCAGTATGAATTGCAATGCCACTGGCTAAGAAAAATCCTGCTCCCAAAATTCCTCCAACGCCAATAAGAACTAATTCGTTGACAGATAGTTCACCTTTTTCCATATTTACACCTCCGCAAATTGTTAGTATTATTATTGGCAAATTAGTGTTAGCTTATTATTGCAAATTTAATTATTCTATAGTAAAATTCGATATTATAAGTTGAAGGAGGTGCTGCATGAAATACAAAATTTTTACAAAAAAAGAAAGAATGCTCTTATATTTTTTGATATTATTATTTTACACAGTGCTTTTAGTGAGTTTTTTTGATGTTTTTATTGATATAAACGAAAAAAGGATTCATATACTTGATACTTTGGTTGAGTGGTTTTTATATGTTTTTTTAGTGATGGTATTTTCGGGATTTTTGCTATCTTTGGCTAATTCTTTTCACGAATTAAATGAAGACCGCTTGATATTGAGATTTGGAATTTTAGGATTTATGCATATAAGATATAGCGATATATCTGCGATTTCAAAGTATAACGAAAAAGACATTCCTTTAGGGGGAATGCGTATTTTGAAAAATACTTGTTATATGGCTTTTGCTAAAAGAAGTCTTGTTAAGATAGAATTAAAAAAGAAAGTTCGAGTATATTATTTATTCTTTTTCAAAAGATGGGTGGACACTGCTATTTTTTCTGTAGAAAAAAGAGAAGAATTTATAAAAGAGTTAAATAAGAAAGCAGGGAAAATGCCTCAATAAGGCAATTTCCTGCTTTAAATTACTTTCCATCCATTGATTGCAATATATTTTATGCCTAAAATACTTTTAAGTTCAATTGTTAAATTTTCTAATTCCCTTTCATATATTATTTTGTCTACATATACATTAATTTTGTCAACACCTACAATATAGTATTTTTCTTGATTTTTTGGAATACCAATAAATACTTCTGGGGTGAGGTTAGGCTCTATACAGCAATTTTGGATATCATGATATTTAATGTATATATTGCCACCTTTTTTGAGTATATATTCTTTTGCAGCTTTAGTGATTTTCAAATAAAACACTCCATTTCGAAAGCTACTTTAATTAAATACACTTGCTTCAATTGCCTCTTTTGTGAGCTTTCCTTTTTTAAGCCATCCATACCATTTTACTACAGAATCTATTATAATGATTATTGTCAGTAGTATTATTGCGAGCGAAAGTACGACAAGTAGCATGTTACCTTTTGGAAGGTAGTTGGTAACTATATTTAAATATGCAGCGTACAAAGTGGTTGCAGCTACGAATATGAAAGGAATTAATGTTATCCACATGTATTGAGGTTTTCCTTTTCTAATAATGACAGTTGTTCCCAAAGCCAAAGCTATTGCTCCAAGTAATTGGTTGGAAGTTCCAAACAAAGGCCATATTGTTGAAATGTTTCCACCATATACTAAGTAACCCCATGCAAAAGACATCAAGAAACTTGTCAGAATTATCCCTGGCCACCAATTCCTATCTCTTAAAGGTTTGTATATTGCTCCACCTGCTTCTTGTAACAAATATCTTCCAATACGAGTGCCTGCGTCTATTGTAGTTAAGATGAATAATGCTTCAAATAGTATTACAAAATGATAGAGATAGGCACCGAGATGCTCTAAAAAAGGAATTTTAGAGAAGATAAATGTCATACCTACACCAAGAGTTACTGCACCCCCTGGTCTTCCTGCTACATTTTCTCCAACTAATTGGGATAGAACTGGTAGGTCTACAACTTTCATGCCCAACTTTTGAAAGACTTCAGGAGTTACATTTATGGCGAAATAATCAGCAGGAATCAAGCTTGTGGCAGCGATTAAAGCCATCATTGCAACAAAACCTTCTGCTAACATTGCTCCATAAGCTATAGGCAGTATATCTTTTTCGTTTTTTATCATTTTAGGCGTTGTTCCAGATGACACAAGAGAATGAAAACCAGATAAAGCTCCACAGGCTATTGTTATAAACACATAAGGCCATACTTTTCCAGGGATTATAGGACCTCCTCCTGAAACAAATTGTGTTACAGCAGGCATTCTTATAGCAGGATTTACAATTATGACTCCTATTGCAAGAAGAAGCATTACACCTAATTTCATATAGGTGCTTAAATAATCCCTGGGTACTAACAAAAGCCATACGGGTAATACTGCTGCAATGAAACCGTAGCTAGCCAGTATTACAGTCATTTCTTTTTGGTTAAATGTTAAATAACTGGCTAAAGCTGTGTGTTCAATGTATGGACCTGCTACAACGGACAATATCAAAAGAGTCACACCTATTATTGTTGCTCCTTTTACATCGTCAGGTCTAATCCATTTCATGTATATTCCCATAAATATTGCTATGGGAATTGTGGCAGCAACTGTAAATGTTCCCCATGGGCTGTTGTACAAGGCATTTACTACAACGAGTGCAAGACCTGCCATTGCAATCACAAGTATGAAAATAACAGCTATAGCAGTTGCTACTCCTGATACTTTACCTACTTCTTTTCTGGTAATGTCTATTATAGAAGATCCATCATGCCTTACAGAAGCGAAAAGTATTACCATGTCGTGAACTGCTCCTGCCAGTACTGCGCCAATTAAAATCCACAATGCTCCTGGCAGATAACCAAATTGTGCAGCAAGTACTGGTCCTACAAGAGGTCCTGCACCGGCTATTGCAGCAAAATGGTGACCAAAAAGGACCCATTTGTTAGTTGGAACGTAGTCATAGCCATTTTCCAGTCTATAAGCAGGTGTTGTCCTGCTTTCATCAAATGCTAAAACTTTGGCAGCAATGAAGGCTCCGTAAAATCGGTACGCTAAAGCGTATACACTTGCTGCTATGATGACTAATACCATTGCACTCATATAAGAACCTCCTCTTTTTCATAGATTTCAATATAACTTTAACACAGATTTTAAACGATTTCATTTAATCTAACATGAAAAGAAGAAATTAAACTATAAAAAGAAATATATATAGATAAAAAGAAAAA includes the following:
- a CDS encoding S-layer homology domain-containing protein → MKKFISIAIALVFLFTLIVTPNTVQAQADTKISLKQAIEIAKTKLDISDNGYDFSSNYYEYGNTKSWILNWNSSSKGNISVTIDADTGEITNYYGWSPVLQKQTRIPKYTQDEAKKVAIEFLQKIAPEKFKETKEQIINSYGYNDYSYDYNFSFERIVNDIPFPYNSLNVTVNKNTLKVTSYSLTWGNYTFPDPKAAISKEEAIKIFKEKIGLKLQYNLVYDQVYGDEPQAILVYGIYQNAPIDAITGEIKTSDNYYMPMYGGRGGDVGAESSQKFSPEEQKAIEASEKYISKDKAIEVVKNNIPFSISDYKLSSVNLYSNNNYPPAKSNPIWSLNWSLTKDNKYYYVNASVDAVTGELISFSIGNPDMDNVQGKKPSYTKEQMRKIAEDYLKKIIPEKFSKTAYQEENYKMIDWPSYPFRYVEISNGILCPFNNINVNVNQYTGDIVSYSINWTSVKLPAAENTISLEEAYKIMFDNSEFTLMYIPDSDYKSPDQPPTIQLVYQSNFFNYINAKTGQIIDYSGKPVVKQSKINFTDIKGNWAEKDINLLVQYGIIDVKEDKFYPNKDILQKDFIKILIKAIQPDYYYTMPSYSDDYDTYYAIAINKNIITEKEKSPDSIVTRQQAAKMLVKSLGAGYIADIPDIFIINFKDNDKIPKDMIGYIAIVSGLKIMNGSDGYFEPQQPLTRAQAAAVIVRYLQLNK
- a CDS encoding PspC domain-containing protein; this encodes MGRKLYRSREQKMLGGVCGGIAEYFDVDVTLVRLICLLAIFSGFGLIPYIIAWIIIPENPYQLKGKIIDEEPKTGEQQDNAVETEDKTNKANEILGWVLVILGVLLLLNRLLPWLSFKIIWPVLLIIIGLGILFKKT
- a CDS encoding carbon starvation CstA family protein, encoding MSAMVLVIIAASVYALAYRFYGAFIAAKVLAFDESRTTPAYRLENGYDYVPTNKWVLFGHHFAAIAGAGPLVGPVLAAQFGYLPGALWILIGAVLAGAVHDMVILFASVRHDGSSIIDITRKEVGKVSGVATAIAVIFILVIAMAGLALVVVNALYNSPWGTFTVAATIPIAIFMGIYMKWIRPDDVKGATIIGVTLLILSVVAGPYIEHTALASYLTFNQKEMTVILASYGFIAAVLPVWLLLVPRDYLSTYMKLGVMLLLAIGVIIVNPAIRMPAVTQFVSGGGPIIPGKVWPYVFITIACGALSGFHSLVSSGTTPKMIKNEKDILPIAYGAMLAEGFVAMMALIAATSLIPADYFAINVTPEVFQKLGMKVVDLPVLSQLVGENVAGRPGGAVTLGVGMTFIFSKIPFLEHLGAYLYHFVILFEALFILTTIDAGTRIGRYLLQEAGGAIYKPLRDRNWWPGIILTSFLMSFAWGYLVYGGNISTIWPLFGTSNQLLGAIALALGTTVIIRKGKPQYMWITLIPFIFVAATTLYAAYLNIVTNYLPKGNMLLVVLSLAIILLTIIIIIDSVVKWYGWLKKGKLTKEAIEASVFN
- a CDS encoding LiaF transmembrane domain-containing protein; amino-acid sequence: MKKRTGILASAVSLIFVGILLILLNFNVYVPYFIYKMVWPAFFILLGLELIFSNKLYGEENSSINLGVILLAILILIFTSKLFYLDPLSIINF
- a CDS encoding CC/Se motif family (seleno)protein, with amino-acid sequence MFYLKITKAAKEYILKKGGNIYIKYHDIQNCCIEPNLTPEVFIGIPKNQEKYYIVGVDKINVYVDKIIYERELENLTIELKSILGIKYIAINGWKVI
- a CDS encoding superoxide dismutase; amino-acid sequence: MDKLVAKKYNLVLRGISQRTLEEHYKLYNGYVEKTNEIREKLKTVDRSKANASYSEYRELKLEETYNLDGVKLHELYFENLGGAGGIPDGIIASMIALDFGSFESWRQDFIACGMASRGWTVLCFDPIDLKLHNYLQDFHNHGIVSRAIPLLVLDTYEHAYFIDYGTDKKSYIEAFMNNIKWEEVNRRVTSWIEMHSF
- a CDS encoding TIGR01440 family protein, encoding MDLKEISKQSEEVIEELLDITNLKPGSLFVLGGSTSEILGKKVGTAGSLDVAKAVVDPILEAIRKRGLYLAVQGCEHINRALLVEEEAKDKYGLEEVNVIPHEHAGGSIQTYAYQQFKNPVMVENLKGLGHAGLDIGLVLIGMHLRPVVVPVRLSRNKIGEATIVAARTRPKMVGGERAKYKKL
- a CDS encoding amino acid permease, with amino-acid sequence MEKGELSVNELVLIGVGGILGAGFFLASGIAIHTAGPIIILNYIVSAFIMSQVFYALSQMITYKPVEGTFRVYAEEVLGDIGGFLSGWVYWTAGVFIMSSEVTASAIFTKYWFLKTPLWIFVLFYSILVIGINLMGTKNFGEIESWFSTIKIVSLFIIVIVGILTIMGFFTKTPTIGIKNLYAHGGFAPHGIKGFLGAMLMSLIPFGGVEVVAMSAVKTKNPQKYTPIARKYIVLFLTILYISSITLLLMIIPWDTISINESPFIKLLSFTKIPFIASIMNFVILTAALTTMNGAMYAVTQVLYSLGQGRFAPTFLTKKTKKDVPIYALALSSFGLFIAVILSYILPKDVYEYITSATGFVQFFNWIIILYTFIKYKPVMGNTSSSKKEWFTIMLIGIVLSSTLLTPKQSVGFVGGIIILLIIFFLYYIIKKLNLFDVW
- the pdaB gene encoding polysaccharide deacetylase family sporulation protein PdaB; this encodes MAPRRLRQKNRSIIYTLIIVFLMLVLIGSAAFAYKYMFEDRYVQVNSTTKIWNTPSDKEKSSSPLQQQPNTTKNQEKNNSKQTSSNQNSVNPNTTKDTKVSDTTNGPHEENISPQIDNLDKDYGISTFIFKLLNKSEIEKLFGPPIPFNKRVFGYNKSAGKVVALTFDDGPIPEYTEKYVDILKSMEVKATFFVIGKNAQKHPDLLKYIFENGNEIGLHSYSHFNMSKMKPEQMVEELYKTQKIVVESTGIKPTLFRPPYGAFNKTLLEISDALGLHVVLWNVDPDDWRNPAVESVVNRVISHTKNGSVILMHEGKINTLAALPLIIEKLKSEGYSFVTVSELLNYEKNNNIANSNQEQQKD
- a CDS encoding glycosyl hydrolase family 18 protein; protein product: MDNKWYFDIAPGAIDDLKAHAKDITTLIPFWYGVKEDGTLADMSSTDVKKIASDNNLPIYAIIHNYSDPKKSQLIHDLLSIPALRNNLISNIRNIAETNNYPGVNIDFEFVPPEDRENLNIFIHDLYITLKPIGRIVTISVPAELADNPRHPFSGAFQYSFIAQYADEVYILAYDEHFSQPGPIASIGFVTNVLNYATTVIPLQKIWLGMAVYGYDWTQGVNYPRTLTYQQAVDLAKNLGVTIIYDQTAQESTYTYVLDGKIHTVWFEDSKSFSAKLSLVDSYKLSGIAVWRLGQEDPNIWNILRGR